The region CTCCCTTCACGCCGTTGGGAAGATTACGATGCCCCCTTCACTACTCCCTGGAAACTTCATAAGGCAGGGGTAAAGTTTTGCATCTCAGCCAGCAGCAGTTCATTCGAGGCAGCCCACCAGCGTAATCTTCCCTATCACGCTGCCACAGCTGCCGCATACGGACTCGACAGAAAGGAGGCGTTGAAGGCCATCACATTGCACGCCGCGGAAATCCTCGGAATCGATGACCGTGTGGGCTCCCTTCAGCCAGGCAAGGATGCTACGTTTATCGTCACGGATGGTGACCCACTTGAAATTCCAACGCGGGTGGAGATGCTATTTATTCAGGGGAGACGAATCGATCTCGGTGACCGGCACAAAACATTGTATAAGAAATATAGGGAAAAATACCGCCAGCTCGGACTTATCAAGTAAACCGCTACGCCTCGCGACTCCCCATCTCCTTATCCATAATGAAGGTCCCGTGGGCATCCGTGCCCACGAGGTTGAACCTGTCAAGGAGCGATTTGAGCATCGCTTCTTCCTCAACCTGTTCCGTTACAAACCATTGGAGAAAATCGAACGTGGCATAGTCCTTTTTCTCAAGAGAGGTGTCCACGAGTTTGACGATGGCGACCGTCATCGATTTCTCGTGTTCATAAGCTTCTTCAATTACATCCTTCAGGGATTTGTATTCGACCGGGGGCCCCTTCGTATCTGAGATGACAACCCTGCCACCGACCCTGTTCACATATTGGATGATTCTCTTCATGTGCCCTCGCTCCTCGTCTGACTGATGGTAAAAAAAGTGCGCGGCACCGCTTAGAGACGAATGATCGCACCAAACGGCCATGGCCAGATACAGCCGGGAAGAGTATGCTTCGTCTGCGATCTGTTTATTCAGGATTTTTTCAACGTTTTCCGATAACATGGATTAGCCTCCTTGACTCGTGAGAATCCGACGGCGACCCGTAAACAAGAATCATCAATAAGTTAAGCTAGATTGGTCACCAATATCAACAATCCGGACTATTGGCCGACAGGCCTCTTTCGAATATTGAACCGGTACCCTGTCCAGATCAAAATGATTCCAACAAGTTCGGTAATGTAGAGTATTTCCGTATGACCTGCTCGACTGGATGCGCCCCCTATTCCGGGTAGGATTGCTCCAACAGCAATCCAAACATTCCCGATGAATCTGTCCCTGGCCAGATCAGCTCCCTCTCCTCCCTTCAATGCGATTCGTCTGAAACGCCAGGCTGACAGAGTGGCTCCACCGATGAGAAAAATCACCGCGTATGTGTTGATGAAGGGACTGAATGCCCTAATCCACTGCCATTCGAACACCCGGCCACTGGGAAGATGAGGGTTAACCTGAGCCGCATTCACAGGGCTCATTATGACGAAGGTGGCGGCCACAAGGACCGAAAAAATGAGAGCAGTGGTCAATCTGCGGGCGGTCGACGCCTTCAACAACAGCCACGCCGTTCCCGTGGCCAGGGGAGCTCCCCCCAGAAGGGCTCCAACAATATACCAGAACTTGAAAATGAATGGACCCCACCCCAGGAGAGTGATCCAACTTTCGGCAAACGTTCCCAGACCGTACACGAGTACGCCCCCACTCCACCATAGAAGGTGATTGCCTTTCCCGATGGCGAGGAACCGGCGGAAAATCGTCACCGAAAAGAATAGAGAAATTACCGTTGTGAAGATAGGAAGGTAGTGAGGGACTGTCACTCCGCCAGATATTTCCACTCCATGGTGAAGGTACCCGATTCCCCCTGGTCATCATAGTAGCTAAAGATTTTTAGGGAGGGATATTTCCCGTCGGCAGTGTTCACGATGTAAACGAGGTCCTTTGGCGCGAGGACGTGTCCCTCTCCGTAGTCATACCAGCCTGACGTTACGTAAAAGGGCAAAGCGTCCGTGGAATAGTCACCCGATGAGGCCTCAGTTATTTCGCCCAGCGAAGTGTCCGATAGTTTTTGCACAGCAACGCCGTTGCCCAACCAGATCTCGTAACCGTCCACCTTAATGTCCCAGCTTTCTCCGTCAGATACTTCTTCCGAACCGAACGCGAAATATGTGGGTTCGTCATACGATCCGGAGGCCACGAAGGTGTCGATGTTCGCGTCGCTGAGGTCACTGGAACCGTCCGAGTCATATTTGTACGTCCATGTGATATCTACCAATTGGTGAAGAGGTGCACTGGTGTATGTATAATCTTGAAACTGTAATGCCGCATAGTCCCCCGCGCATGTCCGTAATGCATAGGTGTCCTGGTAGATTGAAAAATCGGCCGCCAGCCAGTTCTTACCAATTAGGGCCACCGCATCTGAATCGCCGAAAAATGAGACCGAGGAAGGCGGGTCCATTACATCTTCCAGGTCTGCGGTGTCCACAACGGCCATGGTAATCTCCTCGCCCGTCATAATCACCGGATCGGAGATAGTCATGTATTGACACGGTGCAATTTCGACAGTTACCGGGACTACCCCGAAAGCGATATCCCATGACTCAGGCTCTGTGGTGGTGCCCTCATTCGTTGAGAAGTTAAAATACTGGGTGCCCTCGGTCTTCACATTGACCGATGTAAACGTGAAATGTTCAGGTTCTTGAGAATCATCATTCATCGATTTTTCCTCGCATCCCATCAAGAGCCATGTACCGACACATAGCAACGTCAATCGTTTCATCTTATTCTCCCTCGTATCCTGTTTGTTGGGTTTTTTTACTAATCTTCCTTCTGAAAGTCATAGGAAACGCCTGCGTACCACTCCCGGCCCGGGACGATTCCCCCTTCCCTGTCAACATAATCCGTGAGGTTGCGGCCCCCCGCATTGCCACGAAGACCCCAGATAATTGGGAAACTCAGGTGAGCGTGGATCAGGCTGTAATCGTGGAGGAACACTTTCTCAGATTCACCCGTTTGCTCATCCTCCGCCCAATAGAACTTCTTTCCGCTGAACTGGGTTCTCAGATTCAGCTTGACGCCGCGACTCACTTTGAACACGAAAGCTGCCTGGCCTTTTTGTTTGGCCTTGAAACTCAAGGGGCTTTTGGTCGCCTCGTCCCAGGAGTCGAGATACGCATATCCCACTCTGATCTCCAACCAGGTGAGAGGCATATAGGTCATGTCCAGTTCCAGTCCCCTGCTCCAGGCGGAGTCTATGTTCTCCGTTGCCCAGATACCAAGGTCCTCCCGAATTCCTTGATAGGTGAAATCGATGAGATTTTTGATCTGATTATGGAACAGAGACACCCTTCCGTGGTATCTTCCCGGACTCCACCGTTCAATATCCAGATTCACGCTGCGGGAAGTTTCCGGGCGAAGCAAAGGATTGCCCTCAATATGATAGCCCACAAACATGTTCGCATAATCCCAGAACAGTTCCTTGAATGAAGGCGCCCGGAATCCTTCACCGTAGGACAGTCTGATTCGGGAGACCATCCCCGGCTTGAACATAACAGAAATTTTGGGCGAAAGGTGCTTTCCATAAATGGAATGAAAATCCAGTCTCACCCCTGCCAGGGCAACGATCTTTGGCGAGAAGGAGATCTCATCCTGCAAAAAGAGGTTATTCAGGTAGGACTCACGGTAGTGGTTGAGAATACGGTCAGTCTCAGAAGATTCCAACTCAAGGGCATACCCCCCGTTCACTCGGTGTCTGCCAAATTCCCTCTCGAAAAGTATGTCGCCCCTTACGAGCCGCTCCTGAGTCAGGGAACTTTTGTACAAATGGTTAGAGCTCAGGACGATATTGTCCACCCGATGGTTGTACGTTGAGTACTCGAGTCCGGTTCTTATTTGCATCTCCACAACATTGTCAAGTTCACCCTTCAGGCTCAGGGCCAGACGGTCGTTGAAGGTAACATCCTCATACACTTCGTTACCAATGAGCGATTGCTTTTCGTCAAAGTAATTCACTTCCAGTCTGATTCTACTCCCTTCTGTGATGTCCCGGCGAATGCGCAGCTGACCATGACGCTTTGCATAGCTGTTGCCATCCTCAATAATGGAAGAAGGGGTCAGATCATAGCCACTGTATTCCAGGTGACTCAGGAGGACCCGTGAATGCCAATTTCCTCTTCCGCCCCCCAAAGAAAAACTGCCATTCACCTTGCCGTAATTCCCAAAGTTCGCATCGGTTTCCATAGTCCAGCTGTTGCTCGGCTTCTTTGTCATGATATTGATAACGCCTCCCATGGCGTCACTTCCGTACAAAGCGGAAGTCGCACCCCTCACGATTTCAATCCTCTCTATTTGAGAAATGGGAATCTGAGCAGCGTCGAGGACACCATTTACACGGCCCACCATCTTCATGCCGTCGAGCATCACGAGAATGTGCTCGCTGCCGAAACCGAGCAACTCAAGACCCGTCCCAAATTGATTCTGGACCACTGAGACACCCGTGACCTCATCCAATAATTCGGAAACGTCAGCGGCACCCGTTTCCCGGAGTTTCTCACCTTTGATGACCTGGGTGGTAACCGGCACATCCTTCAGGTACCTTTCCGTGCGAGTTCCTGTGACGACGATTTCCTTCATCTGAAAATAGGTCTCACGGAGCTCGATGGTAAAGTCGCCGTGGTAAGGCAACCGGACGCCCTCCCGCGCCTCAACATAGCCAATGTGTGACACAAGGAGAGTATGTTCACCTTCTGGCAAATCATCGATCACGAACCGGCCCCGGGCATTCGTCGCCGCGCCCCGATCCACGGAAACCACGAGAACATTGGCATTGAACACAGGCTCTCCTGTAGCGGCGTCGATTACACGACCTGAGAGTGTATATTCCTCAGCCAAAAGGGGCACCACAAAGAGGAGTACAACCAATATGTGGGAAAAGCAGCGGCTTGTTTGACGGTCAGTTATGTTCACCTTCAACAGGCCCTGGTGTAGCCAGAAACTTGGAAATGAGCTCATCGATGTCCTTCTTCCGAAACTTTTCTTGACCGTTTCCCAGAAACATGAGTCCGTGAAACAGGCCACCGACTGCCCGGAGAAGCAGCTGAGGATCCACCTTGGGGAATTCTCCCTTTGCCATTCCATCCTCCAGCAGTCCAGTCAAGACCCCGTAAATACGGTTTTGATATTTCTTCCAAGGTTGATGACTTTCCGGGAGATTCGTGACAGCTTTGGGGGCCGAAAAGAGAAAGCGGTACAGGTTTCTCTCCTTCAGGGTAATCTCCACGATTTTCTCTATGATTTCGATAAACGTTTCTCTGGGTCCTGCATCGTTATGAATTACGCTTTCGATTCCCTCCCAAAGGGGTTCCCACCCCTTTTCCATAATTGCACAAAAGACTTCCTCTTTTGAGGCGAAATAGTAGTAAAGGGTTGCTTTTCCAAATCCGGCCTGATGGGCTATTTCCCCCATGGTGGCACCTTCAAGCCCTTCTCTCTGGAATACCCGGAGGGCACCATCAAGAATGCGCTGTTTTCGTGCTTCCCTTTCCTCTTTTTGCCTGCTGGATAACAAGAGACCGCCGGACTAACCTTTCGACTGAAGGGTCGAAAAATAGAATCCTCGTTCTAGGAAAACAAGGGGTTTTTCCCGGTTGAGGAACCGGGTAGGAACCATGGCAGATGGCTCCGGCAATGCGAGGAAGGAGAGTTACTTAGCCGGCTGGTTCTATAGTCTTAAGTATTTGGCTGTTGAGCCACTCGGTTATGAGGTCATGTGGTAAGAGGCCTCGACCATCGGAGAGGTAAACCAGATCGTGGAGAACGTCCGCATAGGGGCCAAAACCGTACACCCTGAAGGGAATCACAATCAGACGTTTTCCCTCAGCCTGCTCCTGCTCAGCAAAACTGCGAATTCTCTCCTCTGCCGGTCTCCTCTTTTCTGGCCAGTCCTCTCTCAACGTTTCGACCCGCACCCGGTGAAAGGAGCCAAGATTCCGTGCCTCCGCCGCGAATCGATCCATTCTTTCCAGCCACAGATCATTATCCTCATCATCTCCAGGACCGTGGGCCAAAATGAGCACGGATTCTTCTTCCGGTACCCTGCTCAGGGCGCTCAGACGTTCTGCAAGAATAGTGCCGCATACGGGAGAATCCAGAAGTCCTTCTTGAATAAGCTCTATCTGGG is a window of Candidatus Neomarinimicrobiota bacterium DNA encoding:
- a CDS encoding ferritin — encoded protein: MLSENVEKILNKQIADEAYSSRLYLAMAVWCDHSSLSGAAHFFYHQSDEERGHMKRIIQYVNRVGGRVVISDTKGPPVEYKSLKDVIEEAYEHEKSMTVAIVKLVDTSLEKKDYATFDFLQWFVTEQVEEEAMLKSLLDRFNLVGTDAHGTFIMDKEMGSREA
- a CDS encoding HmuY family protein — its product is MKRLTLLCVGTWLLMGCEEKSMNDDSQEPEHFTFTSVNVKTEGTQYFNFSTNEGTTTEPESWDIAFGVVPVTVEIAPCQYMTISDPVIMTGEEITMAVVDTADLEDVMDPPSSVSFFGDSDAVALIGKNWLAADFSIYQDTYALRTCAGDYAALQFQDYTYTSAPLHQLVDITWTYKYDSDGSSDLSDANIDTFVASGSYDEPTYFAFGSEEVSDGESWDIKVDGYEIWLGNGVAVQKLSDTSLGEITEASSGDYSTDALPFYVTSGWYDYGEGHVLAPKDLVYIVNTADGKYPSLKIFSYYDDQGESGTFTMEWKYLAE
- a CDS encoding TonB-dependent receptor, encoding MSSFPSFWLHQGLLKVNITDRQTSRCFSHILVVLLFVVPLLAEEYTLSGRVIDAATGEPVFNANVLVVSVDRGAATNARGRFVIDDLPEGEHTLLVSHIGYVEAREGVRLPYHGDFTIELRETYFQMKEIVVTGTRTERYLKDVPVTTQVIKGEKLRETGAADVSELLDEVTGVSVVQNQFGTGLELLGFGSEHILVMLDGMKMVGRVNGVLDAAQIPISQIERIEIVRGATSALYGSDAMGGVINIMTKKPSNSWTMETDANFGNYGKVNGSFSLGGGRGNWHSRVLLSHLEYSGYDLTPSSIIEDGNSYAKRHGQLRIRRDITEGSRIRLEVNYFDEKQSLIGNEVYEDVTFNDRLALSLKGELDNVVEMQIRTGLEYSTYNHRVDNIVLSSNHLYKSSLTQERLVRGDILFEREFGRHRVNGGYALELESSETDRILNHYRESYLNNLFLQDEISFSPKIVALAGVRLDFHSIYGKHLSPKISVMFKPGMVSRIRLSYGEGFRAPSFKELFWDYANMFVGYHIEGNPLLRPETSRSVNLDIERWSPGRYHGRVSLFHNQIKNLIDFTYQGIREDLGIWATENIDSAWSRGLELDMTYMPLTWLEIRVGYAYLDSWDEATKSPLSFKAKQKGQAAFVFKVSRGVKLNLRTQFSGKKFYWAEDEQTGESEKVFLHDYSLIHAHLSFPIIWGLRGNAGGRNLTDYVDREGGIVPGREWYAGVSYDFQKED
- a CDS encoding TetR/AcrR family transcriptional regulator, with product MLSSRQKEEREARKQRILDGALRVFQREGLEGATMGEIAHQAGFGKATLYYYFASKEEVFCAIMEKGWEPLWEGIESVIHNDAGPRETFIEIIEKIVEITLKERNLYRFLFSAPKAVTNLPESHQPWKKYQNRIYGVLTGLLEDGMAKGEFPKVDPQLLLRAVGGLFHGLMFLGNGQEKFRKKDIDELISKFLATPGPVEGEHN